The Pseudomonas sp. LFM046 region CAAGTACTTGGCCAGTGATACCCGCTACCAGATCCCCTGTGGCCTGGATGCGGACAAAGAGGGGGAGCTGAAGCAGCTCACCGCGCGCGCCTGCGAAACCCTCGGCATCCAGGGCTGGGCCCGTGCCGACGTGATGCAGGACGCCGACGGACGCTTCTGGCTCCTCGAAGTCAACACCGCACCGGGCATGACTGATCACAGCCTGGTGCCCATGGCCGCACGCGCTGCGGGTCTGGATTTCCAGCAATTGGTGCTGGCGATCCTCGCCGACAGCGTCGAGGCAAGGGGCTGATCCCATGCGTAGCGCCACTATCCGCCGTCAGGAACCCGTAATCGGCCGCGTCGCTCCGTCGCGTAAGCCGGTGCCGCGTGGCGCCAGTCGGATGGTGGCCAAGGAGCCGCTGTCGCAGCGCCTGCCCAAGCCGAGCTTCGGCTTCCTCAGGAAGCTGGCCTGGCCGGTGATGTTGGCGGTGCTCGGCTTCGGTGCCTATGAAGCGGCGCAGCGGCTGCTGCCCTACGCCGACCGGCCCATCGCCAAGGTCAATGTGCAGGGCGACCTGAGCTACATCAGCCAACAGGCGGTGCAGCAGCGGATTGCCCCGTACATCGCGGCGAGCTTCTTCAGCATCGACCTGGCGAGCATGCGCCGCGAGCTGGAACAGATGCCCTGGATCGCCCATGCCGAGGTACGCCGGGTATGGCCGGACCAGGTGATGGTCCGCCTGGAAGAACAACTGCCCATCGCCCGCTGGGGCGACGAGGCACTGCTGAACAACCAGGGCCAGGCATTCGCCCCGCGCGAGCTGGCCCACTATGAACAGCTGCCCCAGCTCTGGGGCCCGCAGCGGGCCCAGGAGCAGGTGATGCAGCAATACCAGATGCTCAGCCAGATGCTGCGCCCGCTCGGCTTCTCCATAGCCCGGCTGGAGCTGCGCGAGCGCGGTAGTTGGTTCCTGTCCACCGGCCAGGGCGTCGAGCTCTTGCTGGGACGGGATCACCTGGTGGAGAAAATGCGACGTTTCATCTCGATCTACGAGAAAACGCTGAAGGACCAGATGGCGAACATAGAGCGCGTCGACTTGCGCTATCCCAATGGCCTGTCTGTGGCCTGGCGGGCGTCGGTCGAAGCCCCGGCGGCGACCACGGTCGCCGTGCAGTGAATTAGAGAGAAGGTTAGAACCATGGCAAGCGTACAGAGCGGCAAGATGATCGTCGGCCTGGACATCGGCACCTCCAAGGTGGTGGCGCTGGTGGGCGAGATCGCAGCCGACGGCCAACTGGAAATCGTCGGCATTGGCACCCATCCGTCGCGCGGCCTGAAGAAGGGCGTGGTGGTGAACATCGAATCCACCGTGCAATCGATCCAGCGCGCAGTGGAAGAGGCCCAACTGATGGCGGGCTGCCGCATCCACTCGGCGTTCGTCGGCATCGCCGGCAATCACATCCGCAGCCTGAACTCCCACGGCATTGTGGCGATCCGCGACCGCGAGGTGAGCGGCGCCGACATCGAGCGCGTGCTGGACGCCGCCCAGGCCGTGGCTATTCCGGCTGACCAGCGCGTGCTGCACACCCTGGCCCAGGACTACGTGATCGACAACCAGGAAGGCGTGCGCGAGCCGCTCGGCATGTCCGGCGTGCGCCTGGAAGCCAAGGTGCACGTAGTGACCTGTGCAGTGAATGCGGCGCAGAACATCGAGAAGTGCGTGCGCCGCTGCGGCCTGGAAGTGGACGACATCATCCTGGAGCAACTGGCCTCGGCCTACTCGGTACTGACCGACGACGAGAAGGAACTGGGCGTCTGCCTGGTGGACATCGGTGGCGGCACCACTGACATCGCCATCTTCACTGAGGGCGCCATCCGCCATACCGCGGTGATCCCGATCGCCGGCGACCAGGTGACCAACGACATCGCCATGGCCCTGCGTACCCCGACCCAGTACGCCGAAGAGATCAAGATCCGCTACGCCTGCGCCCTGGCCAAGCTGGCCGGTGCCGGCGAAACCATCAAGGTGCCCAGCGTTGGCGACCGCCCGCCGCGCGAACTGTCGCGCCAAGCCCTGGCCGAAGTGGTCGAGCCTCGTTACGACGAGCTGTTCACGCTGGTCCAGGCGGAGCTGCGTCGCAGCGGCTACGAGGACCTGATCCCGGCAGGCATCGTCCTCACCGGCGGCACTGCGAAGATGGAAGGCGCGGTGGAACTGGCCGAAGAGATTTTCCACATGCCGGTGCGCCTCGGCGTGCCGCATAGCGTGAAGGGGCTCGCCGACGTCGTGCGCAACCCCATCTACTCCACGGGCGTGGGTCTTCTGCTGTACGGGCTGCGCAAGCAGTCTGATGGCATGCCCGCGTCCACTGGCAGCTTTGGCTATAGCGAAGAACCCAAGGCCCCTGTGCTGGAAAGGCTGAAGCGCTGGGTTCAGGGCAATTTTTAAACGCGGTACGCAGTAGGCGAAAAACTAAAAAAGGAAGGAGAGGGGAAAATGTTCGAACTCGTAGATAACGTTCCGCAAACAGCGGTAATCAAAGTGATCGGTGTCGGTGGTGGCGGTGGCAACGCCGTGAACCACATGGCCAAGAGCAACATCGAAGGCGTCGAGTTCATCTGCGCCAACACCGATGCCCAGGCGCTGAAGAACATTGGCGCGCGCACCGTCCTGCAACTCGGCCCGGGCGTGACCAAGGGCCTCGGCGCCGGCGCCAACCCCGAAGTCGGCCGCCAGGCTGCCATCGAGGACCGCGACCGCATCGCTGAAGTGCTGCAGGGCGCCGACATGGTCTTCATCACCACCGGCATGGGCGGCGGTACCGGTACCGGTGCGGCGCCGATCATCGCTGAAGTGGCCAAGGAAATGGGCATCCTCACCGTTGCGGTGGTGACCCGTCCGTTCCCGTTCGAAGGCCGCAAGCGCATGCAGATCGCCGATGAAGGCATCCGCTCCCTGGCCGAAAGCGTCGACTCGCTGATCACCATCCCCAACGAGAAGCTGCTGACCATCCTCGGCAAGGACGCCAGCCTGCTGGCCGCTTTCGCCAAGGCGGACGACGTGCTGGCCGGCGCTGTGCGCGGTATCTCCGACATCATCAAGCGCCCCGGCATGATCAACGTCGACTTCGCCGACGTTAAGACCGTGATGGGTGAAATGGGCATGGCCATGATGGGCACCGGCTGCGCCAGCGGTCCGAACCGCGCCCGCGAAGCCACCGAGGCAGCCATCCGCAACCCGCTGCTGGACGACGTCAACCTGCAGGGCGCGCGCGGCATCCTGGTGAACATCACCGCCGGTCCCGACCTGTCCCTGGGCGAGTACTCCGACGTGGGTAACATCATCGAGCAGTTCGCTTCCGAGCACGCCACCGTCAAGGTGGGCACCGTGATCGATCCGGACATGCGCGACGAACTGCACGTGACCGTAGTGGCCACTGGCCTGGGCGCGCGCATCGAGAAGCCGGTCAAGGTGGTCGACAACACCGTTCAGGCAGCCGCCGTGGCCACCGCCACCGTAGCCGCCCGTCCGGAGCAGCCGTCGGTCAACTACCGCGACCTGGATCGCCCGACTGTGATGCGCAATCAGGCTCACGCCGGCGCGGCCACTGCGGCCAAGCTGAACACGCAGGATGATCTGGATTATCTGGATATTCCGGCATTCCTGCGTCGCCAGGCTGATTGATGGACTGTATCAGGAGCATTAGGGTGATTGGTGTTCAGCAAAGGGCGGTTCTGCTATTATCGCCGCCCATTGTTGAAAACAGTTCGCAACTTGCGCTCAAGCGGCCAATGCCATGATCAGACAACGCACTCTCAAGAACATTATCCGTGCCACTGGCGTGGGGCTGCATTCCGGGGAAAAGGTCTACCTGACCCTGAAGCCCGCGCCGGTAGACACCGGCATAGTGTTTCGCCGTACCGACCTCGAACCCGTGGTGGACATCCCCGCGCGTGCCGAGAATGTCGGTGAGACCACCATGTCGACCACGCTGATCAACGGCGAGGTCAAGGTGGACACCGTGGAGCACCTGCTTTCGGCCATGGCTGGCCTGGGCATCGACAACGCCTACGTCGAACTCTCCGCGTCGGAAGTGCCGATCATGGACGGCAGCGCCGGTCCCTTCGTCTTCCTGATTCAATCCGCCGGCCTGCAGGAGCAGGACGCGCCGAAGAAGTTCATCCGCATCCTGCGCGAAGTGACTGTGGAGGAGGGCGACAAGCGCGCCACCTTCGTGCCCTTCGACGGTTTCAAGGTGAGCTTCGAGATCGATTTCGATCACCCGGTATTCCGCAACCGTACCCAGAGTGCGAGCGTGGATTTCTCCAGCACCTCGTTCGTCAAGGAGGTCAGCCGTGCGCGGACCTTCGGCTTCATGCGCGACATCGAGTTCCTGCGTTCCCAGAACCTGGCACTCGGCGGCAGCGTGGAGAACGCCATCGTGGTTGACGAGAACCAGGTGCTCAACGAAGACGGCCTGCGTTACGAGGACGAGTTCGTCAAGCACAAGATTCTCGATGCGATCGGTGACCTCTACCTGCTCGGCAATAGTCTGATCGGCGAATTCCGTGGCTTCAAGTCGGGCCACGCGCTGAACAACCGCCTGCTGCGCCAGCTCATCGAGCAGAAGGACGCCTGGGAAGTGGTGACCTTCGAGGATGCCAGGACTGCGCCTATCTCCTATATGCGACCGGTAGCAGCCGTTTAAGCAATACCCTCTTTCCTGACTTCAAAGGCCACCCTCGGGTGGCCTTTTTTTATGCCTGTCTGAAGGGGACCAAGCTCAGTCCTTTGGCTTACCGTGGCGAGCGAGACGCTCAAGGGCTTCACGCAGCCTGGGGTCGCTGACGGTTTCGGCGGTGGATTCCAGGCTTTCTGCCGCCGCGGGGGAGAGTCGGCCTTCGGTCACCGGCGCGCTGGTGGCGCCGTAGCTTGGCTGTACCTTGAACACGATGCGTTCCAGTCCGGCGAAAGCCTCGAAGGCCTTCAACTGGCGCAACAGGCGGGCCTGCTGGTAGCGCAGCCGGGTGGCCCAGTGGCCGTCGGTCACGATGAGCAGCAGCCTGCCCTCACGCCAGGAGGCAACATGGCAGTGTTCGCGGGCGGCAGGCTGCAACTGGCTGGCGAGCAGTTGCTGCAGCTGGTCGATGCGCTGGGCCTCGTTGAACAGCGCCCGTAGCGGCTTCTCCTCGCGCAGCAGCGCGGCGGGGGAGCGGGCGGGCAGGGGACGGAATGCCATGGTGGGTGCTTGAAGGAAATCGCGATGCCCCAATATTAACAGAAGCGAACTGTTGCCCCGGTGTTCCAAGGCCGCCGGACCTGCCACTTCCTCCGTTTTGCCGGAGTGCGAGGGCGCCGCGCTGGGGGACACCACCTCAACAGGTTCTGACGGGGGCTGGGAAGTGCACCCGCTTTCCTCGACAAGGAATCCGAGTAGAATGCCCCCTTCGCAAGCAGCCATGGCGGCTGCGCGGGCGACTCCAGGCCGCCCTCCATCCCAATGTGTGGAAGATCCTCTCTATATGTTTGCGCCATTGTTGAAGAAACTCTTTGGAAGCAAGAACGAACGCGAAGTGAAGCGTATGGCCAAGGTTGTCCAGGCCGTCAACGCGTTCGAAGAGCAGATGGTTGCCCTGTCCGATGACCAGCTGCGCGCCAAGACCGAAGAGTTCAAGGCGCGCCTGGCCAAGGGAGAGACCCTGGACCAGCTGTTGCCGGAAGCCTTCGCCGTGGCACGGGAGGCCGGCAAGCGCGTCATGGGCATGCGCCACTTCGACGTCCAGCTGATCGGCGGCATGACCTTGCACGAAGGCAAGATCGCCGAGATGCGCACCGGCGAGGGCAAGACCCTGGTGGGAACCCTGGCGGTTTACCTCAATGCGCTGTCCGGCAAGGGCGTGCACGTGGTCACCGTGAACGACTACCTGGCCCGCCGCGACGCCAACTGGATGCGTCCGCTCTATGAATTCCTCGGCCTGTCCGTTGGCATCGTCACCCCCTTCCAGCCGCCGGAAGAGAAGCGCGCCGCCTACGCCTCCGACATCACCTACGGCACCAACAACGAGTTCGGCTTCGACTACCTGCGCGACAACATGGCATTCAGCACGGATGACAAATTCCAGCGCGAGCTGAATTTCTCCGTGATCGACGAAGTGGACTCCATTCTCATCGACGAAGCGCGCACTCCGCTGATCATCTCCGGCCAGGCCGAAGACAGCTCCAAGCTCTACATCCAGATCAACAAGCTGATCCCGCGCCTCAAGCAGCACATCGAAGAAGTGGAAGGCCAGGTCACCCAGGAAGGCCACTACTCGGTGGACGAGAAGACCCGCCAGGTCGAGCTCAACGAGATGGGCCACCAGTTCATCGAGGAAATGCTGACCCAGGCTGGCCTGCTGGCCGAGGGCGAGAGCCTCTACTCGGCGCACAACCTCAGCCTGCTGACCCACGTCTACGCCGCGCTGCGCGCCCACACCCTGTTCCACCGCAATATCGAATACATCGTGCAGAACGACCAGGTGCTGCTGATCGACGAGCACACCGGCCGTACCATGCCCGGCCGTCGCCTGTCCGAGGGCCTGCACCAGGCCATCGAGGCCAAGGAAAACCTGCCGATCCAGGCGGAAAGCCAGACCCTGGCCTCCACCACCTTCCAGAACTACTTCCGCCTCTACAAGAAGCTGTCCGGCATGACCGGCACCGCTGACACCGAGGCCTTCGAGTTCCGCCAGATCTACGGCCTGGACGTCGTGGTGATCCCGACCCACCGCCCCGTTGCCCGTAAGGACTTCAACGACCTGGTCTACCTGACCCAGGAAGAAAAGTTCGCCGCCATCATCAGTGACATCAAGGAATGCCAGGCCAGTGGCCGTCCGGCGCTGGTGGGTACCGCCTCGATCGAAAGCTCCGAGTACGTTTCCCAGCTGCTGATCAAGGCAGGCATCGAGCACAAGGTGCTGAACGCCAAGTACCACGAGAAGGAAGCAGAAATCATCGCCCAGGCCGGTCGTCCCGGCGCTGTGACCATCGCCACCAACATGGCCGGTCGTGGTACCGACATCCTCCTCGGCGGTAACTGGGAAGCTGAAGTCGCCGCCCTGGAAGCCCCGACCGACGAGCAGGTCGCGCAGATCAAGGCCGAGTGGCAGAAGCGCCACCAGCAAGTGATCGAGGCCGGTGGCCTGCACGTAGTAGCCTCCGAGCGTCACGAATCCCGCCGTATCGACAACCAGCTGCGGGGTCGCGCCGGCCGTCAGGGTGACCCGGGTTCCAGCCGCTTCTACCTGTCGCTGGAAGACAACCTCATGCGCATCTTCGCCTCCGACCGGGTGAAGAACTTCATGAAGGCCCTCGGCATGCAGTCTGGCGAGGCCATCGAGCACCGCATGGTGACCAACGCCATCGAGAAGGCCCAGCGCAAGGTCGAAGGCCGCAACTTCGACATCCGTAAGCAGCTCCTCGAATACGACGACGTGGCCAACGAGCAGCGCAAGGTGATCTACCACATGCGCAACAGCCTGCTGGCGGCCGAAGACATCGGCGACACCATTGTCGAGTTCCGCGAGGAAGTGCTGAACAGCACCATCGACGCCCACATTCCGCCGCAGTCCATGCCGGAGCAGTGGGATGTCTCCGGTCTGGAAAACGCGCTGTACAGCGATTTCGGTCTGAAGCTGCCGATCCAGCAGTGGCTCGACGAGGACGAGAAGCTCTACGAAGAAACCCTGCGCGAGAAGATCCTCGCCCAGCTGCTGGCCGCCTACAACGAGAAGGAAGACCTCGCTGGCGCAGAAGCCCTGCGTGCCTTCGAGAAACAGATGCTGCTGCGCGTGCTGGACGACCTGTGGAAGGACCACCTGTCCACCATGGATCACCTGCGTCACGGCATCCACCTGCGCGGCTACGCCCAGAAGAACCCGAAGCAGGAGTACAAGCGCGAGTCCTTTACCCTGTTCCAGGACCTGCTCGACTCCATCAAGCGCGACACCATTCGCGTTCTTTCCCACGTTCAGGTGCGTCGCGAGGACCCCGCCGAGGAAGAAGCGCGTCTGCGCCGCGAGGCCGAGGAATTGGCCCAACGCATGCAGTTCCAGCATGCTGCTGCGCCCAGCATGGTTGACGTAGAAGCCGCCGAGGCCGCCGAAGAGCAGGACGACGTAGCCGTCGCCACGGCTGCAGCCCCGGTTCGCACCGAGCCCAAGGTAGGCCGTAACGAGCCCTGCCCCTGCGGTTCCGGCAAGAAGTACAAGCACTGCCACGGTCAAATCAACTAAGGCTCTGCTGCTGTTCCAACGCCGCGACCGGCCCTGCCGCTCGCGGCGTTTTTCCAGATAACCCCAGGCCGCCTGCGCTGTCCGCAGCCGGTCCCCTGATCACAAAGGAGCGCTCCCCATGGCTGTTGGTCTTGGCCCTCTGCCTACCCTGCACCCGGTACCCGGTTTCGAACTCGGCATCGCCTCTGCCGGCATCAAGCGCCCCGGGCGCAAGGACGTGGTGGTGATGCGCTGTGCCGCAGGTTCCACCGTGGCCGGAGTGACCACCACCAACGCCTTCTGTGCCGCCCCTGTGCTGATCACCCGTGAGCGCGTGGCCGGCGATGTCCGCTATCTGCTGACCAACACCGGCAACGCCAACGCCGGCACCGGCCCGGACGGCCTGGTCCGTGCCCGTCGCGCCTGCGCGAAACTGGCCGAGCTGGCTGGCGTGAGTGAAGACGCTGTGCTGCCGTTCTCCACCGGCGTGATCGGTGAGCCGCTGCCGGTCGAGAAGATCGAAGCCGCGCTGCCCGCTGCCCTGGAGGATCTGAAGGTCGACAACTGGGCCCAGGCTGCCGAAGGCATCATGACCACCGACACCCTGCCCAAGGGGGCCAGCCGCCAGTTCCAGCACGACGGCGTGACCATCACCGTCACCGGCATCAGCAAGGGCGCCGGCATGATCCGCCCGAACATGGCCACCATGCTCGGTTACATCGCCACCGACGCCAAGGTGGCCCGCGACGTGCTGCACGCCTTGGTGCGCGATGCGGCGAACAAGTCCTTCAACCGCATCACCATCGACGGCGACACCTCCACCAACGACTGCTGCATGCTGATCGCCACCGGCCAGGCCGCCCTGCCCGAAATCACCGCTGCCAGCGGCGACCTGTTCGCCAAGCTGAAGCAAGCCGTGTTCGATGTGTTCATGGAAATTGCCCAGGCCATCGTCCGTGACGGCGAAGGCGCTACCAAGTTCGTCACCGTGGAAGTGAACGGTGGTGGCAACCACCAGGAGTGCCTGGACGTGGCCTACGCCGTGGCCCACTCGCCGCTGATCAAGACGGCACTGTTCGCCTCCGATCCGAACTGGGGCCGCATCCTCGCCGCCGTGGGCTATGCCGGTGTGCCGAACCTGGACGTGAGCAAGATCGACGTCTTCCTCGGCGAAGTCTGCATCGCTAGCCAGGGCGGCCGCGCGGCCACCTACACCGAGGCGCAGGGCGCAGCGGTAATGGCCCGCGAGGAAATCAGCATTCGCATCGAATTGGGTCGTGGCGACTGCAGCGAAACCATCTGGACCACCGACCTGTCCCACGAATACGTGAAGATCAACGCGGAATACCGGACGTAATCCAGTCGCCCTCGCATTCCCGATTTTCATCCCCCGATGAAAATCGGGAATTTGCCAGGGGCGCGGGCAGCTTTCATGATCCAGCGACACCCTAGGGAACTGGAACAAAGGAGGAAGGCATGTCCCTGACACTGGTGATAGGCAACAAGAACTACTCGTCCTGGTCGCTGCGGGCCTGGTTGGCCATGGAACTGACCGGCTCACCGTATGACGAGGTACGAGTCCCCCTCTACCAGGCAGACAGCCACAAGCGCCTGTTGGCGTACTCGCCTACCGCCAAGGTCCCGGTGCTGAAGTCCGAAGACGGCACCATCTGGGATTCCCTGGCCATCGCCGAATACCTCGCCGAACGCTTCCCCGAAGCGCACCTGTGGCCGTTTGGCCAGGCGGCTCGCGCCATGGCCCGTGCGGTCTGTGCGGAAATGCACAGCGGCTTCGTGCCCCTGCGCAGCCACATGCCGATGGACATGCGGCGCAGCCAGCCGCTCTCCGAGGTGCCGGAGGAAGTGACCGAGGACATCCGCCGCATTTGCGCCATCTGGGCCGAATGCCGCTCGCGCTTCGGCCAGGATGGCCCCTATCTGTTCGGCCATGCCAGCATCGCCGACGCCTTCTATGCGCCGGTGGCCAGCCGCCTGCGCAGTTATGCCGTGGAGCTGCCGGAAGAGGCAGCAGCCTACGTCGAGACCATTTATCGGTGGCCGGCTTTCCAGCGCTGGTACCAGGCCGCCTTGCAGGAGACGGAGATCATCGAATGAAACGAGTGCATGTGGCTGCCGCAGTGATCCGTGGCGCCGACGGCCGGGTGCTGATCGCCAGGCGCCCGGACGACAAGCACCAGGGCGGCCTCTGGGAATTTCCCGGCGGCAAGGTGGAGGAGGGCGAGGCCGTGCAGGCCGCGCTCTCCCGTGAGCTGGAGGAGGAACTGGGCATTCGCGTGAGCGCCGCCCGGCCGCTGATCCAGGTCCACCACGACTACCCCGACAAGCAGGTGTTCCTGGATGTCTGGGAAGTCAGCGCCTTTACCGGCGTGCCCCACGGCGCCGAAGGCCAGCCCCTGGCCTGGGCGTCCTCCCGGGAGCTCGGTGGCTACGA contains the following coding sequences:
- the ftsZ gene encoding cell division protein FtsZ: MFELVDNVPQTAVIKVIGVGGGGGNAVNHMAKSNIEGVEFICANTDAQALKNIGARTVLQLGPGVTKGLGAGANPEVGRQAAIEDRDRIAEVLQGADMVFITTGMGGGTGTGAAPIIAEVAKEMGILTVAVVTRPFPFEGRKRMQIADEGIRSLAESVDSLITIPNEKLLTILGKDASLLAAFAKADDVLAGAVRGISDIIKRPGMINVDFADVKTVMGEMGMAMMGTGCASGPNRAREATEAAIRNPLLDDVNLQGARGILVNITAGPDLSLGEYSDVGNIIEQFASEHATVKVGTVIDPDMRDELHVTVVATGLGARIEKPVKVVDNTVQAAAVATATVAARPEQPSVNYRDLDRPTVMRNQAHAGAATAAKLNTQDDLDYLDIPAFLRRQAD
- a CDS encoding cell division protein FtsQ/DivIB — translated: MRSATIRRQEPVIGRVAPSRKPVPRGASRMVAKEPLSQRLPKPSFGFLRKLAWPVMLAVLGFGAYEAAQRLLPYADRPIAKVNVQGDLSYISQQAVQQRIAPYIAASFFSIDLASMRRELEQMPWIAHAEVRRVWPDQVMVRLEEQLPIARWGDEALLNNQGQAFAPRELAHYEQLPQLWGPQRAQEQVMQQYQMLSQMLRPLGFSIARLELRERGSWFLSTGQGVELLLGRDHLVEKMRRFISIYEKTLKDQMANIERVDLRYPNGLSVAWRASVEAPAATTVAVQ
- the ftsA gene encoding cell division protein FtsA: MASVQSGKMIVGLDIGTSKVVALVGEIAADGQLEIVGIGTHPSRGLKKGVVVNIESTVQSIQRAVEEAQLMAGCRIHSAFVGIAGNHIRSLNSHGIVAIRDREVSGADIERVLDAAQAVAIPADQRVLHTLAQDYVIDNQEGVREPLGMSGVRLEAKVHVVTCAVNAAQNIEKCVRRCGLEVDDIILEQLASAYSVLTDDEKELGVCLVDIGGGTTDIAIFTEGAIRHTAVIPIAGDQVTNDIAMALRTPTQYAEEIKIRYACALAKLAGAGETIKVPSVGDRPPRELSRQALAEVVEPRYDELFTLVQAELRRSGYEDLIPAGIVLTGGTAKMEGAVELAEEIFHMPVRLGVPHSVKGLADVVRNPIYSTGVGLLLYGLRKQSDGMPASTGSFGYSEEPKAPVLERLKRWVQGNF
- the secA gene encoding preprotein translocase subunit SecA; the protein is MFAPLLKKLFGSKNEREVKRMAKVVQAVNAFEEQMVALSDDQLRAKTEEFKARLAKGETLDQLLPEAFAVAREAGKRVMGMRHFDVQLIGGMTLHEGKIAEMRTGEGKTLVGTLAVYLNALSGKGVHVVTVNDYLARRDANWMRPLYEFLGLSVGIVTPFQPPEEKRAAYASDITYGTNNEFGFDYLRDNMAFSTDDKFQRELNFSVIDEVDSILIDEARTPLIISGQAEDSSKLYIQINKLIPRLKQHIEEVEGQVTQEGHYSVDEKTRQVELNEMGHQFIEEMLTQAGLLAEGESLYSAHNLSLLTHVYAALRAHTLFHRNIEYIVQNDQVLLIDEHTGRTMPGRRLSEGLHQAIEAKENLPIQAESQTLASTTFQNYFRLYKKLSGMTGTADTEAFEFRQIYGLDVVVIPTHRPVARKDFNDLVYLTQEEKFAAIISDIKECQASGRPALVGTASIESSEYVSQLLIKAGIEHKVLNAKYHEKEAEIIAQAGRPGAVTIATNMAGRGTDILLGGNWEAEVAALEAPTDEQVAQIKAEWQKRHQQVIEAGGLHVVASERHESRRIDNQLRGRAGRQGDPGSSRFYLSLEDNLMRIFASDRVKNFMKALGMQSGEAIEHRMVTNAIEKAQRKVEGRNFDIRKQLLEYDDVANEQRKVIYHMRNSLLAAEDIGDTIVEFREEVLNSTIDAHIPPQSMPEQWDVSGLENALYSDFGLKLPIQQWLDEDEKLYEETLREKILAQLLAAYNEKEDLAGAEALRAFEKQMLLRVLDDLWKDHLSTMDHLRHGIHLRGYAQKNPKQEYKRESFTLFQDLLDSIKRDTIRVLSHVQVRREDPAEEEARLRREAEELAQRMQFQHAAAPSMVDVEAAEAAEEQDDVAVATAAAPVRTEPKVGRNEPCPCGSGKKYKHCHGQIN
- the argJ gene encoding bifunctional glutamate N-acetyltransferase/amino-acid acetyltransferase ArgJ, yielding MAVGLGPLPTLHPVPGFELGIASAGIKRPGRKDVVVMRCAAGSTVAGVTTTNAFCAAPVLITRERVAGDVRYLLTNTGNANAGTGPDGLVRARRACAKLAELAGVSEDAVLPFSTGVIGEPLPVEKIEAALPAALEDLKVDNWAQAAEGIMTTDTLPKGASRQFQHDGVTITVTGISKGAGMIRPNMATMLGYIATDAKVARDVLHALVRDAANKSFNRITIDGDTSTNDCCMLIATGQAALPEITAASGDLFAKLKQAVFDVFMEIAQAIVRDGEGATKFVTVEVNGGGNHQECLDVAYAVAHSPLIKTALFASDPNWGRILAAVGYAGVPNLDVSKIDVFLGEVCIASQGGRAATYTEAQGAAVMAREEISIRIELGRGDCSETIWTTDLSHEYVKINAEYRT
- a CDS encoding glutathione S-transferase family protein, whose translation is MSLTLVIGNKNYSSWSLRAWLAMELTGSPYDEVRVPLYQADSHKRLLAYSPTAKVPVLKSEDGTIWDSLAIAEYLAERFPEAHLWPFGQAARAMARAVCAEMHSGFVPLRSHMPMDMRRSQPLSEVPEEVTEDIRRICAIWAECRSRFGQDGPYLFGHASIADAFYAPVASRLRSYAVELPEEAAAYVETIYRWPAFQRWYQAALQETEIIE
- the lpxC gene encoding UDP-3-O-acyl-N-acetylglucosamine deacetylase, producing the protein MIRQRTLKNIIRATGVGLHSGEKVYLTLKPAPVDTGIVFRRTDLEPVVDIPARAENVGETTMSTTLINGEVKVDTVEHLLSAMAGLGIDNAYVELSASEVPIMDGSAGPFVFLIQSAGLQEQDAPKKFIRILREVTVEEGDKRATFVPFDGFKVSFEIDFDHPVFRNRTQSASVDFSSTSFVKEVSRARTFGFMRDIEFLRSQNLALGGSVENAIVVDENQVLNEDGLRYEDEFVKHKILDAIGDLYLLGNSLIGEFRGFKSGHALNNRLLRQLIEQKDAWEVVTFEDARTAPISYMRPVAAV
- a CDS encoding DUF721 domain-containing protein: MAFRPLPARSPAALLREEKPLRALFNEAQRIDQLQQLLASQLQPAAREHCHVASWREGRLLLIVTDGHWATRLRYQQARLLRQLKAFEAFAGLERIVFKVQPSYGATSAPVTEGRLSPAAAESLESTAETVSDPRLREALERLARHGKPKD